One region of Limnothrix sp. FACHB-406 genomic DNA includes:
- a CDS encoding homoserine dehydrogenase has translation MGFKVGLLGLGTVGAGVAQILLDATGRSPLLQSLELYRVGARSLDKPRPVEIPREQLTTDLQSIVTDPDVDIVVEVIGGLEPARSLMLEAIRHGKHVVTANKAAIARFGPELFDAAKQAGVYLMLEAAVGGGIPIIQPLKQSLGGDRLNGITGIINGTTNYILSRMTAEGADFGDVLADAQRLGYAEADPTADVDGLDAADKIAILASLAFGGRIKREAVHTEGIRNITATDITYADKLGFAIKLLAIARRQGPAVSLRVHPTLVPHSHPLARVDGAFNAIFVEGQPIGQVMFFGPGAGSGPTASAVVSDVLNVAAAMQAMGERATPVINPMLACSHSDFCPIASLDDLETRFYVRFLTSDRPGTIGHIGSCFGNRLVSLESLVQTEVNGDEAQVVVVTHAVREGDFRAALADIHASDAIRSVASVLRVI, from the coding sequence GTGGGTTTCAAAGTCGGTCTGTTGGGTCTCGGAACCGTTGGAGCGGGTGTGGCGCAGATTTTGCTGGACGCGACCGGCCGCAGCCCGCTCCTGCAATCGTTGGAACTCTATCGGGTGGGGGCCCGATCGCTCGATAAGCCCCGGCCGGTGGAAATTCCCCGCGAACAGCTCACAACCGATTTGCAATCGATCGTCACCGATCCCGATGTGGATATTGTGGTGGAGGTGATTGGCGGACTGGAACCGGCGCGATCGCTGATGTTGGAAGCCATCCGCCACGGAAAACATGTGGTGACCGCCAACAAAGCCGCGATCGCCCGCTTTGGCCCAGAGCTATTTGATGCGGCCAAGCAAGCGGGGGTTTATCTGATGCTGGAAGCGGCCGTGGGCGGTGGCATCCCCATCATTCAACCCCTGAAGCAATCCCTGGGGGGCGATCGCCTCAATGGAATCACCGGCATCATCAACGGCACGACTAACTACATCCTGTCGCGGATGACCGCCGAAGGAGCCGACTTTGGCGATGTGCTCGCCGATGCCCAACGGTTGGGCTATGCGGAAGCCGACCCCACCGCCGACGTGGACGGCCTGGACGCGGCCGACAAAATCGCAATCCTGGCCTCCCTAGCCTTCGGAGGCCGCATCAAGCGGGAAGCGGTGCATACGGAAGGTATTCGCAACATCACCGCCACGGATATTACCTACGCGGACAAGTTGGGCTTTGCGATCAAACTGCTGGCGATCGCCCGTCGCCAGGGGCCTGCTGTATCTCTGCGGGTGCATCCTACCCTTGTGCCCCACAGCCACCCCCTGGCCCGTGTGGACGGCGCATTCAATGCAATTTTTGTGGAAGGCCAGCCGATCGGGCAGGTGATGTTCTTTGGCCCTGGGGCCGGGTCTGGCCCCACCGCCAGCGCCGTGGTTTCCGATGTGTTGAATGTGGCGGCGGCCATGCAAGCCATGGGCGAGCGGGCCACACCGGTCATTAATCCCATGTTGGCTTGTAGCCACAGTGATTTTTGCCCCATCGCCTCACTGGATGATCTGGAAACCCGGTTCTATGTTCGCTTCCTGACGAGCGATCGACCCGGCACGATCGGCCATATCGGCAGTTGCTTTGGGAACCGTTTGGTCAGCTTGGAATCGCTGGTGCAAACGGAGGTGAACGGCGACGAAGCCCAAGTGGTGGTAGTTACCCACGCGGTGCGAGAAGGGGACTTCCGCGCCGCCCTGGCTGACATTCACGCCAGCGATGCCATTCGATCGGTCGCCAGCGTCCTGCGCGTGATTTAG
- a CDS encoding DUF4332 domain-containing protein, with amino-acid sequence MAQRAIAQWWPLAQLPGLSAKDLLQLQELGLVDTRSLLRSAASRDQQRAIAAQLQLHEHHVRKWVALADLARVPSVGLDYCGLLLHSGIISTVQLAQQPAHKLHQQVLRLHVRELQRRNLCPGLGEVTRWILQARELVGRSSS; translated from the coding sequence ATGGCTCAGCGGGCGATCGCCCAATGGTGGCCCTTGGCTCAATTGCCGGGGCTGAGTGCGAAGGACTTGTTGCAACTTCAGGAATTGGGACTGGTTGATACCCGATCGCTCCTGCGATCGGCCGCGAGTCGCGATCAACAACGGGCGATCGCCGCCCAATTGCAGCTTCACGAACACCATGTGCGTAAATGGGTTGCCCTGGCAGATCTGGCCCGGGTTCCCAGCGTGGGTCTAGATTACTGTGGTTTGCTATTGCATTCAGGCATCATTAGCACCGTTCAACTGGCACAGCAACCGGCCCACAAACTCCATCAGCAGGTGTTGCGGTTGCATGTGCGAGAGTTGCAGCGGCGCAATCTCTGTCCTGGTTTGGGTGAAGTGACGCGCTGGATTTTGCAGGCTCGAGAATTGGTGGGGCGATCGTCGTCCTGA
- the ppc gene encoding phosphoenolpyruvate carboxylase, which produces MSSTIHSLDREVAAASASDLFLRHRLKVMEDLWRQVLQQECGQELVSLLDRLLDLCAPDGQAADFCEADVLKLVENLDLNSAIRAARAFALYFQLINIVEQHYEQRDQQRQYETASSQPILTKLFSNHSPFDNPESKGGIEAKVLERSIPKPDQIPDNCGTFYWLFPYLQQLNVPPRQIQKLIDQLDIQLVFTAHPTEIVRHTIRDKQRRLVKILRELDLVEEDLRDRGLSTSIEAQTLRQKLTEEIRLWWRTDELHQFKPTVLDEVDYALHYFEEVLFEVIPQLYHRFDRALKSSFPGLTPPRFDFCRFGSWVGSDRDGNPSVTPEVTWKTACYQRNLVLKKYLQSVKSLSSLLSLSLHWSDVLPELLESLEQEQARLPDIYEKYAVRFRQEPYRLKLAYIEQRLINTLARSNRLYEGDELHSDMLENNPVSIYRSGTEFLAELNLIRRSLQQTGLVCSDLEDLICRVEIFGFSLAHLDIRQESGRHSAAIDEITEYLQLLPKPYREMDEAERTAWLVQELSTRRPLIPAELPFSDKTREAIETLRVVRQLQHEFGPGVCQTYIISMSHNASDLLEVLLLAKEAGLYDPATGSGTLRVVPLFETVEDLKCAPSVMEGLFSMRLYRALLAGGYDRLDAVLEAATEGQTGAEFAKMRPHTPTSNQQEVMLGYSDSNKDSGFLSSNWEIHKAQKALQGVADRFGVALKIFHGRGGSVGRGGGPAYEAILAQPGRSIQGRIKITEQGEVLASKYSLPELALYNLEKVAAATIQSSLLGTGFDDIEAWNEIVESLSARSREHYRSLIYEQPDFIDFFHEVTPIEEISQLQISSRPARRGGKKDLSSLRAIPWVFSWTQSRFLLPAWYGVGTALQDFVDQEPEEHLKLLQYFYFKWPFFKMAISKVEMTLAKVDLQIARHYTNELTQPANRDRFEALFEQIAHEYMTTRDLVLKITGHDRLLDGDPALQRSVQLRNGTIVPLGFLQASLLKRLRQHKQQSATGMARSRYSRSELLRGALLTINGIAAGMRNTG; this is translated from the coding sequence ATGAGTTCGACCATCCATTCGCTCGATCGAGAAGTTGCCGCAGCCTCGGCATCAGACTTGTTTTTGCGGCATCGTCTCAAGGTGATGGAAGACCTGTGGCGGCAGGTGTTGCAACAGGAGTGCGGTCAGGAATTGGTATCCCTGCTAGATCGACTGTTGGATCTCTGCGCGCCGGACGGCCAAGCCGCTGATTTTTGCGAAGCTGATGTTTTGAAGCTGGTTGAAAACCTAGACCTTAATTCGGCAATTCGGGCTGCGCGTGCCTTTGCCCTTTATTTTCAACTGATTAATATCGTTGAGCAACATTACGAACAACGCGATCAACAACGGCAATACGAAACTGCCAGCAGTCAGCCCATTTTGACGAAGCTTTTTAGCAACCATAGCCCCTTTGACAATCCTGAATCGAAGGGTGGAATTGAAGCAAAGGTGCTGGAGCGGAGCATTCCCAAACCGGATCAGATTCCGGATAATTGCGGTACGTTCTATTGGCTATTTCCCTATTTGCAACAACTGAATGTGCCGCCTCGGCAAATTCAAAAGTTGATTGATCAATTGGATATTCAGTTGGTCTTTACGGCTCACCCAACGGAAATTGTGCGCCACACGATTCGCGATAAACAGCGGCGGTTGGTGAAGATTTTGCGGGAGCTGGATTTGGTGGAGGAAGATTTGCGCGATCGGGGGCTGAGCACCTCGATCGAGGCCCAAACCCTGCGCCAAAAACTCACGGAAGAAATTCGCCTTTGGTGGCGCACCGATGAATTACACCAATTCAAACCGACAGTGCTGGATGAGGTGGACTATGCCTTGCACTATTTTGAAGAAGTGCTGTTTGAGGTGATTCCCCAGCTCTATCACCGGTTTGATCGGGCGTTGAAATCGTCATTTCCGGGCCTGACTCCGCCCCGTTTCGATTTTTGTCGGTTTGGATCTTGGGTAGGTTCCGATCGCGATGGCAACCCTTCCGTCACGCCAGAAGTGACCTGGAAAACCGCCTGCTATCAGCGCAACTTGGTGCTGAAAAAATATCTGCAATCGGTGAAAAGTCTCAGCAGTTTGTTGAGCCTTTCTTTGCACTGGAGCGATGTGCTGCCGGAGCTGCTGGAATCCTTGGAGCAGGAGCAGGCTCGACTGCCGGATATTTACGAAAAATATGCGGTGCGTTTCCGCCAAGAACCCTATCGCCTGAAGCTGGCTTACATTGAACAGCGGCTGATTAACACCCTGGCGCGATCGAACCGGCTCTACGAAGGAGATGAATTGCACTCGGATATGTTGGAAAACAATCCGGTCAGCATCTATCGATCGGGCACGGAATTTTTGGCGGAATTGAATCTCATCCGGCGCAGTTTGCAACAAACGGGCTTAGTTTGCTCGGATTTGGAAGATCTGATCTGTCGGGTGGAAATCTTTGGGTTTAGTTTGGCCCATTTGGATATTCGCCAAGAGAGTGGCCGTCACTCAGCTGCGATCGATGAAATTACGGAATATCTGCAACTGTTGCCCAAGCCTTATCGGGAAATGGACGAGGCAGAACGAACGGCCTGGCTGGTGCAGGAATTAAGCACCCGTCGTCCTTTGATTCCGGCGGAGTTGCCCTTTTCCGACAAAACCCGCGAGGCGATCGAAACCCTGCGGGTGGTGCGACAGCTACAGCACGAGTTTGGCCCCGGAGTCTGCCAAACCTACATCATCAGCATGAGCCACAACGCCAGCGATCTGCTGGAAGTGCTGTTGCTGGCCAAGGAAGCAGGCCTCTATGACCCCGCCACCGGGTCAGGAACCCTGCGCGTTGTGCCGCTGTTTGAGACGGTGGAAGACTTGAAATGTGCGCCGTCGGTGATGGAGGGGCTGTTCTCCATGCGGCTTTACCGCGCATTGTTGGCGGGTGGCTACGATCGCCTCGATGCTGTTTTGGAAGCGGCCACCGAAGGGCAAACGGGCGCAGAATTCGCCAAAATGCGTCCCCACACCCCCACCAGCAATCAGCAAGAGGTGATGCTCGGTTATTCGGACAGTAACAAGGATTCGGGCTTCCTCAGCAGTAATTGGGAAATTCACAAGGCCCAAAAGGCGCTGCAAGGGGTGGCCGATCGCTTTGGGGTGGCCCTCAAGATTTTCCACGGGCGCGGTGGATCCGTGGGACGCGGCGGCGGCCCGGCCTACGAAGCCATCTTGGCCCAACCGGGCCGCAGCATCCAAGGCCGCATCAAAATCACGGAGCAGGGGGAAGTGCTGGCTTCCAAATATTCCTTGCCCGAGTTGGCGCTCTATAACCTGGAGAAGGTGGCTGCCGCCACGATTCAATCGAGCCTGTTGGGCACGGGGTTTGATGACATCGAGGCTTGGAATGAGATTGTGGAGTCCCTGTCGGCGCGATCGCGGGAACATTACCGATCGCTGATTTACGAACAACCGGATTTCATTGACTTTTTCCATGAGGTCACCCCGATCGAGGAAATTAGTCAATTGCAAATCTCTTCGCGACCGGCCCGCCGGGGCGGCAAGAAGGATCTCAGCAGCCTGCGGGCCATTCCTTGGGTGTTTAGCTGGACCCAAAGCCGCTTCCTGTTGCCCGCCTGGTATGGGGTGGGCACGGCCCTGCAAGACTTTGTGGATCAGGAACCGGAAGAACACCTGAAGCTGCTGCAATATTTCTACTTCAAGTGGCCGTTCTTCAAGATGGCGATCTCGAAGGTGGAAATGACGTTGGCGAAGGTGGATCTACAAATTGCCCGCCACTACACTAATGAGTTGACGCAGCCAGCCAACCGAGACCGGTTTGAGGCTCTGTTTGAGCAAATTGCCCATGAGTACATGACGACTCGGGATCTGGTGCTGAAAATTACGGGCCACGATCGCCTGTTGGATGGAGACCCGGCGTTGCAGCGGTCGGTGCAGTTGCGCAACGGCACGATCGTGCCCTTGGGCTTCCTGCAAGCGTCGTTGCTCAAGCGGTTACGCCAACACAAGCAACAGTCAGCGACTGGCATGGCGCGATCGCGCTATAGCCGCAGCGAGCTGTTGCGCGGGGCCCTGCTGACCATTAACGGAATTGCGGCCGGAATGCGGAACACTGGCTGA
- a CDS encoding CoA-binding protein produces MRLTPNTKVLICGIAEPLAIAHVPLMRDYGTQVLAGVSPGEGGRSINEIPVFDLVEEAIATVGPIDVVIVFSPAYAAVDAALEAIAAGIRQVVMVSAGVPPLDMVRLVRRAEATDTLVLGPNCPGIIVPGQVLLGMHPAECYQPGSIGIVSRCSTLAYEVALQLTRAGFGQSIAACIGADRVVGSSLLQWLQMLDEDDRTEAIVLLGEVSGDGELRAARYIAETIDKPVIAYIAGHFAPVNRSIGHANQIVASRTELGKRGKTDVATKVAALKAAKVRVADRPSKIPELLQRALNTKAKAPSAK; encoded by the coding sequence ATGAGACTGACACCCAACACCAAGGTTTTGATTTGTGGGATTGCCGAACCGCTGGCGATCGCCCATGTGCCGCTGATGCGGGACTACGGCACACAGGTGCTGGCGGGTGTCAGCCCCGGCGAAGGGGGCCGATCGATCAATGAAATTCCCGTTTTTGATTTGGTAGAAGAGGCGATCGCCACGGTGGGGCCGATCGATGTGGTGATTGTTTTTTCGCCAGCCTATGCGGCGGTGGATGCGGCCTTGGAGGCGATCGCGGCCGGCATTCGCCAGGTGGTGATGGTGTCGGCCGGTGTGCCGCCGTTGGATATGGTGCGCCTGGTGCGGCGGGCAGAGGCCACCGATACGTTGGTGCTCGGCCCCAATTGCCCGGGAATTATTGTGCCGGGACAGGTGTTGTTGGGAATGCACCCGGCCGAGTGCTATCAACCGGGGTCGATCGGGATTGTCAGCCGATGCAGCACCCTGGCCTACGAGGTGGCGCTGCAACTGACGCGGGCTGGGTTTGGCCAATCGATCGCCGCTTGCATTGGGGCCGATCGCGTGGTGGGATCGTCGTTGCTACAGTGGCTGCAAATGCTGGATGAGGACGATCGCACCGAGGCCATTGTGCTGCTGGGCGAAGTCAGCGGCGATGGGGAACTGCGGGCCGCGCGTTACATTGCCGAAACGATCGATAAGCCCGTGATTGCCTACATTGCCGGACACTTTGCCCCCGTGAACCGCTCGATCGGCCATGCCAACCAGATCGTGGCCTCGCGCACGGAGTTGGGCAAACGGGGCAAAACCGATGTTGCCACCAAGGTCGCCGCGCTCAAGGCCGCCAAGGTGAGAGTGGCCGATCGCCCCTCCAAAATCCCCGAGCTATTGCAAAGGGCCCTGAACACCAAAGCCAAGGCCCCTAGCGCCAAGTGA
- the hpsL gene encoding hormogonium polysaccharide biosynthesis protein HpsL, whose translation MAVARKAKARPTKAKKRNTKTKKKRNQKRKNAKVKVDPKELKKRQREQAKARQAFIQSLTPSLIVGVILGAIAAVAVDPKMGVVAGAAIPVLSLSLKYPRQAFWGFLMYLPLSGTVTYALGGSVVLQLAKDGIYLPALIGIWRSCRQMRIPFWASNALKPTLLILLTCSVMTLLSVNGMQQLKKPFPDDKSPFALGILGFKVFMGYIPIIFCTYHLIRSKKELLFATRITSVLAIVCCALAYVQYYFLLTGRCAGTDHLEGSGLFKASIDARCFVGGSLVWSPSQNMVRLPGTFVAPWQWAWFLISNAFFTYTTAFNDPSPLWRLIGLGAMGGIFMNAVISGQRIALALVPVVTIILLVLTGQVTNLKRFLPIALGLVLLLGGAAVLFPDVLQERIDSFTSRWAASPADEFIGEQFGFVLKKAQNNPFGAGLGRATNSARVFGRTTLIETWFPKVMWEVGFPGIAAFLAFVTVITITTFKAYRSVKEKNLRGIGASYWVFVLFISYQTYYYPLDVDPVAVYYWYAIGVLLRLPEIDRADRKQRLLEAEDDSEDLEADLTDDLEESANNGTSRRGAAKAAPG comes from the coding sequence ATGGCCGTCGCTCGCAAAGCCAAAGCCCGCCCCACAAAAGCCAAAAAACGCAACACCAAAACCAAGAAAAAACGCAATCAGAAGCGAAAAAATGCCAAGGTCAAAGTTGATCCCAAGGAGCTAAAAAAGCGCCAACGGGAACAAGCCAAAGCTCGCCAAGCCTTTATTCAATCCCTCACGCCGTCCCTCATTGTGGGTGTGATTTTAGGGGCGATCGCTGCCGTTGCCGTTGATCCCAAAATGGGCGTAGTGGCCGGTGCGGCCATTCCGGTTTTGTCCCTGTCTTTGAAATATCCGCGTCAGGCTTTTTGGGGCTTTTTAATGTATTTGCCCCTCAGCGGCACGGTCACCTATGCCTTGGGTGGCAGCGTGGTGTTGCAATTGGCCAAAGACGGCATTTATTTGCCAGCTTTGATTGGCATTTGGCGATCGTGTCGGCAGATGCGAATTCCTTTCTGGGCCTCCAACGCCCTGAAACCCACACTCCTGATTTTGTTAACTTGCTCCGTGATGACGCTGCTGTCCGTGAATGGAATGCAGCAGCTTAAAAAGCCCTTTCCTGATGACAAATCGCCGTTTGCTTTGGGAATTTTAGGCTTTAAGGTTTTCATGGGTTATATTCCCATTATTTTCTGCACCTATCATCTCATTCGCAGTAAAAAAGAACTGCTGTTTGCTACGCGAATCACGTCGGTTTTAGCCATTGTTTGCTGTGCATTGGCCTATGTGCAATATTATTTTCTGCTGACGGGGCGCTGTGCGGGCACTGACCACTTGGAAGGATCGGGATTGTTCAAGGCCTCGATCGACGCTCGTTGCTTTGTGGGCGGCTCCTTGGTTTGGAGTCCATCGCAAAATATGGTGCGACTACCGGGAACCTTTGTGGCTCCTTGGCAGTGGGCTTGGTTTCTAATTTCCAATGCCTTTTTTACCTATACGACGGCTTTTAATGATCCATCTCCCCTGTGGCGGTTGATTGGCTTGGGAGCCATGGGTGGCATCTTCATGAATGCGGTGATTTCAGGCCAGCGAATTGCCTTGGCGCTCGTGCCAGTGGTGACCATCATTCTGTTGGTTTTAACGGGGCAAGTCACCAACTTAAAACGCTTTTTGCCGATCGCCCTTGGTTTGGTGTTGCTGTTGGGTGGTGCAGCGGTTTTATTCCCTGATGTGTTGCAAGAGCGAATTGATAGTTTTACCAGCCGTTGGGCTGCTTCTCCGGCCGATGAATTCATTGGGGAGCAGTTTGGATTTGTGCTTAAAAAAGCCCAAAATAATCCCTTTGGGGCGGGCTTAGGCCGAGCCACCAACTCAGCGCGGGTGTTTGGTCGCACAACCTTGATTGAAACCTGGTTTCCCAAGGTGATGTGGGAGGTGGGTTTTCCGGGCATTGCGGCATTTTTGGCCTTCGTGACGGTGATTACCATCACCACGTTTAAGGCCTATCGATCGGTCAAGGAAAAAAATCTGCGCGGCATCGGAGCCAGCTATTGGGTGTTTGTGCTGTTCATCAGTTATCAAACCTATTACTACCCGTTGGATGTGGATCCAGTGGCGGTTTATTACTGGTACGCAATCGGGGTGTTGTTGCGATTGCCCGAGATCGATCGCGCCGATCGTAAGCAACGACTCTTGGAAGCCGAGGACGATTCAGAAGACTTAGAGGCAGATTTAACCGATGATTTGGAGGAATCAGCCAATAATGGAACCAGTCGCCGGGGAGCCGCCAAGGCCGCTCCCGGTTAG
- a CDS encoding tRNA-(ms[2]io[6]A)-hydroxylase, translating into MSSPSLPPPAISELPSVRFLQQPTSQAWVNQAIAHLDEVLIDHANCERKAAGVALQLMGQYSTKTLLVRKLTAIAQEELEHFEQVNQWLDRLGIAPRALAAPPYGATLRSQIRRQEPGRLLDSLLVAGLIEARSHERLGLLAQHCPNPKLAAFYRSLMASEARHYGIYWVLADTYYDRPVVMERLAELAAIESDVLATLHPQARVHS; encoded by the coding sequence ATGTCTTCCCCTTCTCTGCCGCCGCCGGCCATTTCTGAGTTGCCCTCGGTGCGTTTTTTGCAGCAGCCCACCTCCCAAGCTTGGGTGAACCAGGCGATCGCCCATTTGGATGAGGTGCTGATTGATCATGCCAACTGCGAGCGAAAGGCGGCCGGGGTGGCCTTGCAACTGATGGGCCAATACTCCACAAAAACGCTGCTGGTGCGCAAGCTCACCGCGATCGCCCAAGAGGAGCTGGAGCATTTTGAGCAGGTGAACCAATGGCTCGATCGCCTGGGGATTGCCCCTCGGGCCTTGGCAGCTCCGCCCTATGGGGCCACCCTGCGATCGCAAATTCGCCGCCAGGAACCCGGTCGCCTGCTGGATTCCCTGCTGGTGGCGGGGCTGATCGAAGCCCGCAGCCATGAACGACTGGGCCTGTTGGCGCAACATTGCCCCAATCCGAAGTTGGCGGCCTTCTATCGCAGCTTAATGGCTTCCGAAGCACGACATTACGGGATTTATTGGGTTTTGGCGGATACTTACTACGATCGCCCGGTGGTGATGGAACGGCTGGCAGAGTTGGCGGCGATCGAAAGCGATGTTTTGGCGACGCTGCATCCCCAAGCACGGGTTCACAGTTAG
- the grxC gene encoding glutaredoxin 3 has translation MAANVEIYLWTTCPFCIRAKRLLDHKGVKYTEYVLDGDEPGRAKMAERANGRRSVPQIFINNHHVGGCDDIHALEQEGKLDELLAAS, from the coding sequence ATGGCTGCCAACGTTGAAATTTATCTCTGGACAACTTGCCCCTTTTGCATTCGGGCCAAGCGATTGCTCGACCACAAAGGGGTGAAATATACGGAATATGTTCTAGACGGCGATGAGCCAGGGCGGGCCAAGATGGCGGAACGGGCTAATGGTCGGCGATCGGTTCCCCAAATTTTTATCAATAACCACCATGTGGGCGGCTGTGATGACATCCACGCCCTGGAGCAGGAAGGCAAGCTAGATGAGTTGCTGGCTGCTTCTTAG